A portion of the Pedobacter cryoconitis genome contains these proteins:
- the glmS gene encoding glutamine--fructose-6-phosphate transaminase (isomerizing), with protein sequence MCGIVGYIGYREAWPIVLKGLKRLEYRGYDSAGIALINQSGLKLYKKAGKVQELENFSDGKDKSGTIGMGHTRWATHGEPSDRNSHPHTSNDGKLTIIHNGIIENYATLKEELLSRGHVFNSDTDTEVLIHLVEEIYKKENTDLLEAVRLALHQVSGAYAIVIMDNDHPDQLIAARKGSPMVIGVGAGEYFIASDATPIIEYTKNVIYLNDNEIAFLKRDELLIKRLDNVVQTPYIQELELKLEMLEKGGYEHFMLKEIFEQARSIRDCMRGRIYPNEGRVQLGGIKEYADKLKNIDRIIIVACGTSWHAGLVGEYLIEEYARIPVEVEYASEFRYRNPIITEKDVVIAISQSGETADTMAAIEMAKEKGATIFGVCNVVGSSIPRLTHAGVYTHAGPEIGVASTKAFTAQVTVLTLMAFYMAQQKGTLTQAKLVELLTELDCIPEKITKALESNDLIKEIAHKFKDSRNCLFLGRGSGFPVALEGALKLKEISYIHAEGYPAAEMKHGPIALIDEEMPVVVIATKNSSYEKVISNIQEVKARKGIVLAIVTEGDTEVRKMADYCIEIPDASEAFLPLLATIPLQLLSYHIALLRGCNVDQPRNLAKSVTVE encoded by the coding sequence ATGTGTGGAATAGTAGGATATATAGGTTATAGAGAAGCTTGGCCAATTGTGCTGAAAGGCTTGAAAAGATTAGAATACCGTGGGTATGACAGTGCGGGTATTGCATTGATTAATCAAAGTGGATTAAAATTATACAAAAAGGCAGGAAAGGTTCAGGAACTTGAAAATTTCAGTGATGGAAAAGATAAATCGGGAACGATTGGGATGGGGCACACCCGTTGGGCAACCCATGGTGAACCTTCAGACAGGAATTCACACCCGCACACTTCTAACGATGGTAAATTAACTATTATCCACAATGGGATTATAGAGAATTATGCTACCCTGAAAGAAGAGTTGTTATCAAGGGGCCACGTTTTCAATAGTGATACAGATACAGAGGTACTGATCCATTTAGTAGAGGAGATCTACAAAAAAGAGAACACAGACTTATTGGAAGCAGTACGTTTGGCTCTACACCAGGTTAGCGGTGCTTATGCCATCGTGATTATGGACAATGACCACCCAGATCAGTTAATTGCAGCCAGAAAAGGCAGTCCAATGGTTATTGGTGTAGGTGCAGGAGAATACTTTATTGCTTCTGATGCGACGCCAATTATTGAATACACTAAAAACGTAATTTATCTGAATGATAATGAGATTGCATTTTTAAAACGCGATGAGTTATTAATTAAGAGATTAGACAACGTTGTACAAACTCCATATATCCAGGAACTGGAGCTTAAATTGGAAATGCTTGAAAAAGGTGGTTATGAGCATTTCATGCTCAAAGAAATCTTTGAACAAGCAAGGTCGATCAGAGATTGTATGAGAGGCCGTATTTATCCGAATGAAGGAAGAGTACAATTAGGCGGAATTAAAGAGTATGCGGACAAGTTAAAGAACATTGACCGTATTATTATTGTCGCTTGTGGAACTTCCTGGCATGCCGGACTGGTAGGTGAATATTTAATTGAAGAATATGCACGTATACCTGTAGAAGTAGAATATGCTTCAGAATTTCGTTATAGAAATCCAATTATTACAGAGAAAGATGTAGTGATTGCGATCTCTCAATCCGGAGAAACAGCAGATACAATGGCTGCTATTGAGATGGCCAAAGAAAAAGGGGCAACTATTTTCGGGGTTTGTAATGTAGTAGGTTCCTCTATTCCACGTTTAACGCATGCAGGAGTTTATACCCATGCAGGACCTGAAATTGGTGTAGCTTCAACCAAAGCATTTACAGCACAAGTAACGGTATTGACATTGATGGCCTTTTATATGGCACAGCAAAAAGGTACCTTAACACAAGCCAAACTGGTAGAGCTGTTAACTGAACTGGATTGTATCCCGGAAAAGATCACTAAAGCATTAGAGTCCAACGATCTGATTAAAGAGATTGCGCATAAATTTAAAGATTCCAGAAACTGCCTGTTCCTGGGTAGAGGAAGTGGTTTCCCTGTAGCTTTAGAAGGTGCATTGAAATTGAAAGAAATCTCTTATATCCATGCAGAAGGTTATCCGGCAGCAGAAATGAAGCATGGTCCTATTGCACTGATCGATGAAGAGATGCCAGTAGTCGTAATTGCTACTAAAAACTCTTCTTATGAGAAGGTAATCAGTAATATTCAGGAAGTAAAAGCAAGAAAAGGGATTGTACTCGCTATCGTTACCGAAGGTGATACTGAAGTTCGTAAAATGGCCGATTACTGTATAGAAATCCCTGATGCAAGTGAAGCATTCCTTCCATTGCTGGCAACGATACCATTGCAATTACTTTCTTATCATATTGCTTTGTTAAGAGGTTGCAACGTGGACCAGCCAAGAAATCTGGCTAAATCTGTGACTGTAGAGTAA
- a CDS encoding PAS domain S-box protein, which yields MPIDTGVWSPSEKERLCALYAYHILDTPVEKSFDNLAKLATQIFNIPIALISLLDKERQWVKSSIGVAIKEFPRKQSFCEYTIQGDTVFEICDTLEDSRFTDYPVVVSEPYIRYYAGAPLIDDQGFVLGTLCLFDLVPRQFTDSQKEILKGIAQEVVVHLVLKKKDQQLRSSVTRSQELLDITGISPEIHCILDYRGKVLFINEAVTRLLGYTVPQAMELGLLDVCYPEDIPRVMKSIADGLENNYKELQIDFRVLGRDHIIRWISWSLVSKNRRWYTYGRDITDNKKVESELMKLSFVASKVNNAVVINDANNQVTWVNAAFEKITGFSLEDVKGKRLGDLIIGPNTDLELIDEVRRLTKQRQSFTIDMLAYRKDKKEIWLSVYNTVVLDDSGNVEIEVEIIIDITDKKRAEEELQVLSMVASKTNTGVNIQDNEGITTWVNQSLEKLTGYKKEELYGHHLGNILSPNFHDQELIATSRDKSKNNQSYTIEVLAEKKNGSTVWLSVSNTPIINSKGKVERQIDLISDITQRKQIEKEMIEAKEQALKLSEAKEMFLSVMSHEIRTPLNAVIGMTHLLLDNDPKISQIDDLNILKFSGENLLHIINDILDFTKMETGKMELEVFPFNLKTLANDIINSLQVNVKKKGNQLNLVFDPSIPSLISGDKNRLYQILMNFLGNAIKFTENGQVQLILTLAGQNEKQSIIRFEITDNGIGIPKDKQSYIFETFTQAKTDISRKYGGTGLGLAITKKLLQMFNSDIIVDSTEGEGTTFSFEIAFSKTAEISASTGNSTEMSVFIGKRILVVDDNEINILIAKRILSKWGLEIEAAVNGYEAIEKIMTESFDLIFMDIKMPGIDGFETTGIVRDISGAYYKQVPIIALTASTLKNDHYKFNECGMNGHVLKPFNPEEIKKLLFGFLSREKE from the coding sequence ATGCCAATAGATACAGGAGTATGGTCACCTAGTGAAAAAGAGAGATTATGTGCGTTATATGCATATCATATCCTTGATACCCCAGTTGAGAAAAGCTTTGATAACCTTGCGAAGCTAGCGACGCAAATATTTAATATACCCATTGCCTTGATTTCTCTGTTAGACAAAGAAAGGCAATGGGTTAAATCATCTATTGGCGTAGCGATAAAGGAATTCCCCCGCAAGCAGTCTTTTTGCGAATATACAATCCAGGGAGATACAGTATTCGAAATCTGTGATACACTGGAAGACAGTCGGTTTACCGATTATCCGGTAGTTGTTTCCGAACCCTACATCAGATATTACGCCGGTGCACCCCTGATTGATGACCAGGGTTTTGTACTGGGCACGCTCTGCCTATTTGACCTGGTTCCCCGTCAATTTACTGACAGCCAAAAAGAAATCCTGAAAGGGATTGCGCAGGAAGTAGTCGTGCACCTCGTCCTGAAAAAAAAAGATCAACAGCTTCGTTCCAGCGTTACCCGCAGCCAGGAACTTTTGGATATAACAGGGATCTCTCCCGAAATTCACTGTATTCTTGACTATAGAGGCAAAGTCTTGTTCATTAACGAAGCAGTGACCCGATTATTAGGCTATACGGTACCACAAGCTATGGAACTTGGCCTTTTAGACGTCTGCTATCCGGAAGATATTCCCAGGGTGATGAAAAGCATAGCAGATGGACTGGAGAATAATTATAAAGAACTTCAAATTGACTTCAGGGTATTGGGCCGGGATCATATTATCCGGTGGATAAGCTGGTCGCTGGTTTCGAAAAACAGGCGTTGGTATACTTATGGAAGAGATATCACAGACAATAAAAAGGTGGAAAGTGAGCTGATGAAATTATCATTTGTGGCCAGCAAAGTAAATAATGCGGTGGTCATTAATGATGCAAATAATCAGGTGACGTGGGTAAATGCAGCTTTTGAGAAGATTACTGGATTCAGCCTGGAAGATGTTAAAGGAAAAAGGCTCGGAGATCTGATCATTGGCCCGAATACGGATCTTGAACTTATCGATGAAGTCAGAAGACTGACCAAACAAAGGCAATCTTTTACCATTGATATGCTGGCTTATCGAAAAGATAAGAAAGAAATCTGGCTTTCCGTTTACAATACAGTGGTATTGGATGACAGCGGGAATGTCGAGATTGAGGTAGAGATCATTATTGATATTACCGATAAAAAAAGAGCAGAAGAAGAATTGCAGGTGCTTTCTATGGTCGCCAGTAAAACAAATACAGGAGTGAATATCCAGGATAATGAAGGCATTACTACCTGGGTCAATCAATCTCTTGAAAAATTAACCGGTTACAAAAAAGAAGAACTCTATGGCCATCATCTGGGAAATATCCTTTCCCCTAATTTTCATGATCAGGAATTAATAGCAACCTCAAGAGATAAAAGCAAAAACAATCAATCTTATACGATAGAAGTACTGGCAGAGAAGAAAAACGGATCTACAGTCTGGCTGTCCGTCTCTAACACGCCCATTATTAACAGCAAAGGAAAAGTAGAGAGACAAATTGATCTGATCTCTGATATTACCCAACGCAAGCAGATTGAGAAAGAGATGATTGAGGCTAAAGAACAGGCCTTAAAGCTCAGTGAAGCAAAGGAAATGTTTCTTTCTGTAATGAGCCATGAAATCCGTACACCTTTGAATGCCGTGATTGGCATGACCCACTTATTATTGGACAATGACCCAAAAATCTCACAGATTGATGATTTAAATATTCTGAAGTTCTCAGGTGAAAACTTATTACATATCATCAATGATATCCTGGATTTTACGAAAATGGAAACTGGTAAGATGGAACTGGAAGTTTTTCCATTCAATCTTAAAACATTGGCAAATGATATTATCAATTCACTGCAAGTCAATGTAAAGAAGAAAGGAAATCAGTTAAATCTTGTGTTTGACCCTTCAATTCCATCGTTAATTTCGGGCGATAAAAACAGGCTGTACCAGATCCTGATGAACTTTCTGGGCAATGCGATTAAATTCACTGAGAATGGGCAGGTGCAGCTTATTCTGACCCTTGCCGGGCAGAATGAAAAGCAGTCGATCATCAGGTTTGAGATTACAGATAATGGCATAGGAATACCTAAGGACAAGCAAAGTTATATTTTTGAAACCTTTACTCAGGCCAAAACAGATATTTCCAGAAAATATGGAGGTACAGGATTGGGGCTGGCAATTACAAAGAAGCTATTGCAAATGTTCAATTCTGATATTATAGTGGATAGTACCGAAGGGGAGGGAACTACCTTTTCTTTTGAAATTGCCTTTAGTAAAACGGCCGAAATATCTGCTTCAACCGGTAATAGCACCGAAATGAGTGTCTTTATTGGTAAAAGGATATTGGTGGTAGATGACAATGAAATTAATATTCTGATTGCCAAGCGTATTCTTAGCAAATGGGGATTGGAGATTGAGGCTGCGGTCAATGGATACGAAGCTATAGAGAAGATTATGACCGAAAGTTTTGATCTGATCTTTATGGATATTAAAATGCCGGGGATAGATGGTTTCGAAACTACAGGTATTGTCAGGGATATCAGCGGTGCATATTATAAGCAAGTACCTATCATTGCATTGACTGCTTCTACACTTAAAAATGACCATTACAAATTTAATGAATGCGGTATGAATGGCCATGTCCTAAAACCGTTTAATCCGGAAGAGATTAAAAAACTGCTTTTCGGTTTCCTTTCCCGCGAAAAGGAATAG
- a CDS encoding PRC-barrel domain-containing protein: protein MEREENEHRLKNLTELNHNAYSIRAGQPDLTTRTVVNSARQFIGTIRDLLIDERHQARYLILNLAGNVWNIQEREVLIPIGAAELHSHIEEIVLPNITAQQISVLPDYIQGQPVISTDSEIYGHKDFDETSKAAKEAHGSYTERIPFQVITRVYQEESEAENAFRLLVKRGFAESDIKITPYNPLNSVTDLQGNTNTQYLGDGSRDEFILSLAASSALDAVLAQQLLNNTI from the coding sequence ATGGAACGAGAAGAAAATGAGCATCGGCTTAAAAATTTAACAGAATTAAACCACAATGCTTATTCAATCAGAGCAGGACAGCCAGATCTGACCACCCGGACAGTCGTAAATTCTGCGAGACAATTCATCGGAACAATCAGAGACCTGCTGATTGATGAGCGGCATCAGGCACGCTATCTGATTTTAAACCTTGCCGGAAATGTATGGAACATTCAGGAACGGGAAGTTTTAATCCCTATTGGTGCCGCAGAACTGCATAGTCATATAGAAGAAATTGTCCTCCCCAATATTACCGCGCAGCAGATTTCAGTTTTACCTGATTATATTCAGGGACAGCCAGTCATTTCAACAGATTCGGAAATATATGGCCATAAAGATTTTGATGAAACCAGCAAAGCTGCAAAGGAAGCGCATGGCAGTTATACAGAACGTATCCCTTTTCAGGTGATCACCAGGGTATATCAGGAGGAAAGCGAAGCAGAAAATGCTTTTAGATTATTAGTTAAAAGGGGCTTCGCAGAAAGCGATATTAAAATCACGCCTTACAATCCACTAAATAGTGTCACAGATCTCCAGGGAAATACAAACACTCAGTATTTAGGTGATGGTTCACGGGATGAATTTATCC
- a CDS encoding ComF family protein, with the protein MSLIQQIFTDLLQLLFPRNCNACGTALFYGEKTICIKCLHDLPFTDFHLYNDHPAAKLFWGRIRVHQVTALLYFKKGNRVQQLIHQLKYKGQTDVGFLLGKRIGENIIRSGQKPDLIIPIPLHPKKERSRGYNQSQSIAEGIACILQIPIHTKLLTRKINTATQTKKSRFNRFENIKDAFELHKTQDLQHKHILLVDDILTTGATFEACGKLLLDNGLNKLSIATLAYAE; encoded by the coding sequence ATGTCCCTGATTCAACAAATCTTTACTGACCTTCTTCAGCTGCTCTTTCCCAGGAATTGCAATGCTTGTGGCACAGCATTATTTTATGGAGAAAAAACAATCTGCATTAAATGCCTGCATGATCTCCCCTTCACAGATTTCCATTTATATAATGACCACCCTGCCGCCAAATTGTTCTGGGGCAGAATACGTGTTCATCAGGTCACAGCCTTATTATATTTTAAAAAAGGTAACAGAGTTCAACAGCTGATTCATCAGCTGAAATATAAAGGACAAACAGATGTCGGCTTCCTCCTGGGTAAGCGCATTGGTGAAAATATCATACGATCAGGCCAAAAACCAGATTTAATTATCCCTATTCCACTTCATCCGAAAAAGGAACGCAGCAGAGGCTATAACCAAAGTCAATCTATTGCTGAAGGAATAGCCTGTATTTTACAAATACCCATCCATACCAAACTTCTGACTAGAAAAATCAATACAGCCACACAAACCAAAAAGAGCCGGTTTAATCGTTTTGAAAACATAAAAGATGCATTTGAGCTGCATAAAACTCAAGATTTACAGCACAAACATATCCTGCTTGTTGATGACATACTTACTACCGGAGCCACATTTGAAGCCTGTGGCAAGCTCCTGCTGGATAATGGGTTAAATAAACTGTCTATTGCAACGCTGGCTTATGCAGAATAA
- the rlmN gene encoding 23S rRNA (adenine(2503)-C(2))-methyltransferase RlmN, which translates to MLVTTKTDIRSLSLIQLQQHFTEMKEPAYRAKQVYQWLWEKSARSFEEMSNLSKDLRKKLDENYTINAVEVNNTQFSNDQTIKNTFRLFDGNIVEGVLIPMEERMTACVSSQVGCSLSCKFCATGYMDRKRNLNADEIYDQVVLIDQQAKKNYNAPLTNIVYMGMGEPLLNYANVMKSIERITAPDGLNMSYKRITVSTAGIAKMIRKLADDGAKFNLALSLHAADDKKRNEIMPINEQNTLKVLAEALKYYFAKTKNPVTYEYIVFNNFNDELQDAIDLAKFCKHVPCKVNLIEYNPIQFADFINAEGDKIDAFSNYLKSQGVNTNIRRSRGKDIDAACGQLAVKNQPETEISAN; encoded by the coding sequence ATGCTAGTAACAACTAAAACTGATATCCGTTCTCTGAGTCTTATCCAGCTTCAGCAGCACTTCACTGAGATGAAAGAACCCGCATACCGGGCCAAACAGGTTTACCAATGGCTTTGGGAAAAATCTGCGCGTTCTTTTGAAGAAATGAGTAACCTGTCTAAAGACCTGAGAAAGAAACTGGACGAGAACTATACCATCAATGCAGTTGAGGTCAACAATACACAATTCAGTAACGACCAAACCATTAAAAATACCTTCCGTTTATTTGATGGAAACATCGTTGAAGGCGTACTGATTCCAATGGAAGAACGGATGACTGCCTGCGTAAGCTCTCAGGTTGGTTGCAGCTTATCCTGTAAATTCTGTGCAACAGGTTATATGGATAGAAAACGTAACCTAAACGCCGATGAAATTTATGATCAGGTGGTACTGATTGATCAGCAGGCCAAAAAGAACTACAATGCCCCACTGACCAATATCGTTTATATGGGTATGGGAGAGCCGTTATTAAACTATGCAAATGTGATGAAATCAATAGAGCGGATTACTGCTCCTGATGGATTAAACATGTCATACAAGAGAATTACTGTTTCTACAGCAGGTATTGCTAAAATGATCAGGAAACTGGCAGACGACGGGGCTAAATTTAACCTTGCACTATCCCTGCATGCTGCTGACGACAAAAAGAGAAATGAAATTATGCCTATCAATGAGCAAAATACTTTAAAAGTACTTGCAGAGGCCTTAAAATACTATTTCGCCAAAACAAAGAACCCCGTTACCTACGAATATATTGTCTTCAATAACTTTAATGACGAACTTCAGGATGCTATAGATCTGGCTAAATTCTGTAAACACGTACCCTGCAAAGTAAACCTGATTGAATATAACCCAATTCAGTTTGCAGATTTCATCAATGCAGAAGGAGATAAAATTGACGCTTTCTCGAATTACCTGAAAAGCCAGGGTGTGAATACAAATATCAGACGTAGCCGCGGTAAAGATATTGATGCTGCCTGTGGACAGCTTGCTGTAAAAAACCAGCCAGAAACAGAAATATCAGCTAACTAA
- the glyA gene encoding serine hydroxymethyltransferase yields the protein MERDTLIFDLIDRELDRQENGLELIASENFVSKQVMEAAGSVLTNKYAEGLPGKRYYGGCQVVDEVENIAIERAKKLFGAEWVNVQPHSGAQANAAVMLAVIQPGDKILGFDLSHGGHLTHGSPVNFSGKLYKPFFYGVKKEDGLIDYAKLEEVALAERPKLIICGASAYSREWDYAFIRSVADKIGALVLADISHPAGLIARGLLANPLPHCHIVTTTTHKTLRGPRGGLIMMGKDFENPFGIKTPKGETRMMSSVLDMAVFPGTQGGPLEHIIAAKAIAFGEALSDEYLVYIKQVQANAQAMAKAFMSRGYGIISGGTDNHLMLIDLRNKNITGKVAENALEKADITVNKNMVPFDDKSPFVTSGIRVGTAAITTRGFKEQDMEKIVDLIDQVLTNPEDDAHLSEVRKQVTALVAGFPLYK from the coding sequence ATGGAACGAGATACTTTAATTTTTGATTTGATTGACAGGGAATTAGACCGTCAGGAAAACGGCCTTGAGCTGATTGCTTCAGAGAATTTTGTAAGCAAACAGGTAATGGAAGCTGCGGGTTCAGTATTAACTAACAAATATGCTGAAGGCTTACCGGGCAAACGTTATTATGGCGGATGTCAGGTGGTTGATGAGGTAGAGAATATTGCCATTGAACGTGCTAAAAAACTATTCGGTGCGGAATGGGTAAATGTTCAACCACATTCTGGCGCACAGGCTAATGCAGCTGTGATGCTGGCTGTAATACAGCCAGGAGACAAAATCCTTGGATTTGATCTGTCTCATGGAGGACACTTAACTCATGGTTCTCCGGTAAATTTTTCAGGTAAATTATACAAACCTTTCTTCTACGGTGTTAAAAAAGAAGATGGACTGATTGATTATGCAAAACTGGAAGAAGTAGCCTTGGCTGAACGTCCAAAATTAATTATCTGTGGTGCATCTGCCTATTCAAGAGAATGGGATTATGCTTTTATCCGTAGCGTAGCTGATAAAATCGGTGCGTTGGTACTTGCCGATATTTCACACCCTGCAGGATTGATCGCAAGAGGATTATTAGCAAACCCGCTTCCTCATTGCCACATCGTGACTACAACTACACACAAAACATTACGCGGACCACGCGGTGGACTGATTATGATGGGTAAAGACTTTGAAAATCCATTTGGTATCAAAACACCTAAAGGCGAAACCAGAATGATGTCATCTGTATTAGATATGGCAGTTTTTCCAGGTACTCAAGGCGGTCCGTTAGAACACATTATTGCAGCAAAAGCAATTGCATTTGGTGAAGCATTAAGCGATGAATACCTGGTTTATATCAAACAAGTACAAGCGAATGCGCAGGCTATGGCAAAAGCTTTTATGAGCAGAGGATACGGTATCATTTCAGGTGGTACAGACAACCACTTAATGCTGATTGACTTACGCAACAAAAATATAACTGGAAAAGTTGCGGAAAATGCGCTTGAAAAAGCAGATATTACCGTGAACAAGAATATGGTACCGTTTGACGATAAATCTCCTTTTGTGACTTCAGGGATCCGCGTAGGGACTGCTGCAATTACAACCAGAGGATTTAAAGAACAAGACATGGAAAAAATTGTTGATTTAATAGATCAGGTTTTGACTAATCCAGAGGATGATGCCCATTTGAGTGAAGTGAGAAAACAAGTGACTGCATTAGTTGCTGGTTTTCCATTATACAAGTAA
- the dxs gene encoding 1-deoxy-D-xylulose-5-phosphate synthase has translation MENFNTPLLPNINYPADLKQHTEDDLEQISQELRQYIIDTVSVNGGHFSSSLGVVELTVALHYVMNTPYDKLVWDVGHQAYGHKILTGRKSVFHTNRLLNGISGFPNISESEYDTMGVGHSSTSISAALGMAVASQLKGEKDRQHVAVIGDGAMTAGLAFEGLNHAGIENSNLLVILNDNCMSIDPNVGALKEYLTNITTSKSYNRFRDDISSVLIKLSELGPNAHKFVKKIEKSIKGTLLNQSNLFESLNFRYFGPVDGHDVKKLAAVLKDLKDIPGPKLLHCVTVKGKGFALAEKDQTKWHAPGLFDKITGEIKKSVNDKPQPPKYQDVFGHTLVELAEANKNIVGITPAMPSGSSMNIMMKAMPDRAFDVGIAEQHAVTFSAGLATQGMLPFCNIYSSFMQRAYDQVIHDVAIQNLNVVFCLDRAGFAGSDGATHHGAYDLAYMRCIPNMTVAAPMNEEELRNLMYTAQLENMGPFSIRYPRGNGVMTDWKRPFKAIEVGKGRKICDGEEVAILTIGNVGNFAVEACKELNTEGIHPAHYDMRFVKPLDEVLLHDVFTRYKKIVTVEDGCLQGGMGSAVLEFMADHNYQANVIRLGIPDEVVDHGEQSELWSICGYDKAGIIETVKKIAVRRTTATIAS, from the coding sequence ATGGAAAACTTCAACACTCCATTATTACCTAACATAAACTATCCTGCTGATTTAAAGCAGCATACAGAAGATGACCTGGAACAAATCAGCCAGGAATTACGTCAGTATATTATTGATACTGTAAGTGTAAATGGCGGCCATTTTTCTTCTAGTCTTGGTGTTGTAGAGCTCACTGTAGCTTTACATTACGTCATGAATACCCCTTACGATAAATTAGTCTGGGATGTGGGCCACCAGGCCTATGGCCATAAAATCCTGACCGGAAGAAAATCTGTTTTTCATACAAACCGACTGCTGAATGGTATCAGTGGCTTCCCGAATATCAGCGAAAGTGAATACGATACGATGGGTGTAGGCCACTCTTCTACCTCAATTTCTGCGGCATTGGGTATGGCTGTAGCTTCACAGTTAAAAGGCGAGAAAGATCGTCAGCATGTTGCCGTAATTGGTGATGGTGCAATGACTGCCGGACTTGCCTTTGAGGGACTTAACCATGCTGGAATTGAAAATTCAAACCTGCTGGTTATCCTGAATGATAACTGTATGTCTATTGATCCGAATGTTGGTGCACTTAAAGAATATCTGACCAATATTACCACTTCTAAATCTTATAACAGGTTCAGAGATGATATTTCAAGTGTATTGATTAAGCTTTCTGAGCTTGGCCCTAATGCACATAAATTCGTCAAAAAGATAGAAAAAAGTATTAAAGGCACTTTATTAAATCAAAGTAACCTTTTTGAATCTTTAAATTTCAGGTATTTTGGTCCTGTGGATGGCCATGATGTAAAAAAATTAGCGGCCGTATTAAAAGACCTGAAGGATATTCCTGGCCCTAAGCTATTACATTGTGTAACTGTTAAAGGAAAGGGCTTTGCATTGGCAGAGAAGGATCAAACCAAATGGCATGCCCCTGGTCTTTTTGATAAGATTACAGGTGAAATTAAAAAATCAGTAAATGATAAACCACAGCCACCAAAATATCAGGATGTTTTCGGACATACACTGGTTGAGCTTGCTGAGGCTAATAAAAATATTGTAGGGATTACCCCTGCTATGCCTTCAGGATCATCGATGAACATTATGATGAAAGCGATGCCTGACCGTGCTTTTGATGTCGGTATTGCTGAGCAGCATGCTGTTACTTTTTCTGCCGGACTAGCGACACAAGGTATGCTGCCTTTCTGTAATATTTATTCCAGTTTTATGCAGCGTGCATATGATCAGGTGATACATGATGTGGCTATACAGAACTTAAATGTTGTTTTTTGTCTGGATCGTGCAGGTTTTGCCGGCAGTGACGGCGCAACACACCATGGTGCTTATGACCTGGCTTATATGCGCTGTATCCCTAATATGACAGTTGCCGCTCCAATGAATGAGGAAGAACTCAGGAACCTGATGTATACAGCTCAACTGGAAAACATGGGCCCTTTTTCTATTCGTTATCCGAGAGGGAACGGGGTCATGACAGACTGGAAACGCCCTTTCAAAGCTATTGAGGTCGGAAAAGGCAGAAAGATCTGTGACGGTGAAGAAGTAGCTATCCTGACCATTGGAAATGTCGGCAACTTCGCTGTTGAGGCTTGTAAAGAATTAAATACGGAAGGCATCCATCCCGCGCATTATGATATGCGCTTTGTTAAACCTCTTGATGAGGTTTTACTGCATGATGTCTTTACACGTTATAAAAAGATAGTTACTGTAGAGGATGGCTGTCTGCAAGGCGGAATGGGCTCTGCAGTGCTGGAATTTATGGCTGATCATAATTACCAGGCCAATGTAATCCGTTTAGGTATTCCTGACGAGGTTGTTGACCATGGAGAACAAAGCGAATTGTGGTCAATTTGCGGTTATGATAAAGCTGGTATTATAGAAACTGTTAAAAAGATTGCAGTGCGCAGAACTACTGCGACTATTGCTTCTTAA